In Bacillota bacterium, the sequence TTTTACCCAGTTAGGAGCTGAGCTGGAGCGGGTTAAAAACGCTGATTATATTCATATTGATATTATGGACGGCCATTATGTGCCCAATCTCAGTTTTGGTCCGATGATTGTTAAGGCTGTTCAAACCGTTGTTGAGATTCCGTTGGATGTGCACTTGATGGTGACCAATCCCGAGGATTATCTTGATGTTCTGCTGCCCATGCAGCCAGGATTTATTACTGTTCATTATGAAACCTGCACCCATCTGCAGCGTACTTTGAGTAAAATCAGGGCGGAAGGGGTTAGGGCAGGTGTAGCCCTTAATCCCCACACACCTGTCTCTGGATTGGAGTATGTGCTGGATGATTTGGATCTGATTTTAGTAATGACTGTTAACCCCGGATATGGAGGGCAGCAGTTTATTCCCAGCATGTACCAGAAAATTCGCGACGCCCGGAGCCTAATCGGGGAACGAACGATCAGGCTGCAGGTGGATGGTGGAATCAGTTTAGAGAATATCGGCAGGATTGTGGAGGCTGGTGCCGACACCATTGTGGCCGGGTCAGCTGTCTTTCACGCTGATGATCCAGCCGCTTATATTGACCAGCTGCGAGCCGCACAGTAATGTGCGGTTTTTAATTTATCCGGTATAATGTAAAGTTATCCGAAATAAGGTTGACATATCAGAAAGTTTGTTTTATAATAGTGTTGCGGCTCTAACAGAGTAGTCGGCGAAGTTGCAGAAATTGCACAGAAAGGCGGTGATGCATGTACATTCTCAATACTAACCCAAGGACTTGCACCCAAAGAAGTGAGATCGATTACCACATAGACGCTATCTGTCTAGCACATCTCTTCTCTTGGGTGTGGATATGGGACTCCTTTAACCCAAGCGGATAGATAGCAGTAGCACCTCCGCTGCAAGTCTGATTCCCATATTAGCGCAGCTTCGTTGGCTATGTGGGCACTCTGGGGCTGTGTCGAAAGTAGTAGCACTAGGCGCCGACCGGGATGGTTGGCGTCTATTATTTTAGGTAAATAAAAATTAAAGCAGGAATTCTGCATGATCTAGAGAATAATATAGGCGTGAAACTTAATATTCCGCTGGGGGTGCTGGATACAGCTGAGAGCAGCGCAAGGCTGCAACCCTTGGAACCTGTCAAGGTAATTCTTGCGGAGGGAAGCGGTGATGCCTGGATAGAAAGTAATTTTGGAAACTGCGGCTTCACGGCTGCGGTTATTTTTTTACCATTTTTTAGGAGGGATTAATGTGAAGCGATTCAGTATCAGTGTACAGGTTGAGACAGCTATTGCCGTAGCTTTGGCAATCGTTCTCTCATACATCAAGTTTTTTCAAATGCCGCAGGGAGGATCGGTTTCTCTGCAGATGGTTCCCATTGTGCTGCTGGCAGTGAGAAGGGGACCGAAGGTAGGACTTCTGGGTGGACTGCTTTTCGGTGTTTTGAAAAGCATGCTTAATCCCAGCTTTTATGTTGATCCGGTTCAGCACATCCTGGACTACCCAGTTGCGTTTACCGTAATTGGTTTAGTGGGACTGTGGGTAAAATACGGAAAGACACGGAAAGATCTGATCGGCAACGCGGCAGCGGTCTGTTTCGTGTTCGGACTGCGCTTTCTGGTGCATGTGCTGTCGGGCAAGATCTTCTTCGGAATCTATGCGCCGGAAGGGATGAATCAGTGGTGGTACAGCTTGACCTACAACGCAGCCTATCTGCTGCCGGAAATGATTGTAACCCTGGTTGTGGTAATGTTTCTTTTAACCCGGAGGGATCTGGTTGAGGTTGACCAAAATGGAAGATAAATTCAAGCGGGCTGTGATTATCGGATCCGGGGAAGATGTACCTGGGGAAGCACCAATTATCGCAAAGGATACCCTGGTCATCGCTGCTGACGGAGGTCTGAAGCAAGCATATCAGTGGGGCTTGACCCCCGATTATCTCCTTGGTGATTTTGATTCCCTGGACCTTGGTAGAGAGCAGATTGATCTGCCGGCAGACAGGATTATTCGCTTTCCGGTAGAGAAAGATCAAACTGATCTGGAGCTGGCGGTGGATTTTGCCCTCGCCCGCGGCGTCGACGAGATTATCCTTACCGGAGCGTGGGGCGGCAGCATCAGCCACAGCTTGGGCAATCTGGAACTTTTGTATCTTTTAGCACAAAAACAGATCCAGGCTGAGATCATCACCAATTCAGCCCGCATCTATACAGTTAAGGGCGAGCTAAAGCTTGAGCTGCCAACTGATAGCCGCATCTCATTGGTACCCCTCAGTGAAACTGCAGCGGGTGTTACTACTAAGGGATTGTATTATCCGCTGCGGGATGCGGTAGTGGCTAAAGGAAGCACATGGACGATCGGTAATAAAACGGTGGAAAAATGCATACAAATAAGCTGTACATCGGGAATTCTCATAGCAGTGGTTGAATTGAAAAACCCCAGGTAATAACGCTTACCTGGGGTTTCGATCTCAATTTTAGCTAAGGGGTTAAATGACTCTCTCGATTTTGTTGCTTTTAATGCATCGAGTACAGACATAGGCACGCCGGGGAACCCCTTTAATCATCACACGGATTTTTTGAAGATTTGGTTTCCATGTGCGGCGATTCTTATTCATTGCATGACTGCGTGTGTTGCCAAATGCAGTACCTTTGTCACAAACAATACATTTTCTTGCCATAGCGTTAACCCCCTTTAACTCTTCGTTCCCTGTGCATAAAACGCCACTGTTATTCATTGTAGCACAGCGAATCTCAGTTTGCAAGCTAAAAATACTTTACAATTACACTCATAACGGATAAAATGAAGCTAGTATAAAATTGCTTTGGTAAATTTAGGGGGGATATTGTTGATGACCCAAAAGATTCAGACTGAACTCGGAACAATCAATATCAGCGAAGAGGTCATTGCTGTTATCTGCGGAGTAGCAGCCATGGAGTGTTATGGATTGGTTGGAATGGCCTCCCGCAATGTGCAGGATGGAATCACTGATCTGCTGCGCAAAGATTACTATGAGCGCGGCGTTGATGTTCAGTATATTGAAGATGATAAAGTGAGTGTTACACTTTATATTGTGGTGGAATACGGAGTGAAAATCTCTGAAGTGGCCCGCAACATCCAAGAGCGGGTCAAGTATGCTGTTGAAAACACGCTGGGACTGCAGGTAGTCAGCATTGATATTCGCGTGCAGGGTGTTAGAGTAACAGATGCGAAACGAAAGTGAGCAGGAGGATAAGAAATTGCAAGTACTAAATGGGGTAGAACTCAAAAGGATTATTACAGCGGCGGCGCAGGTGTTGGATGATCATAAAGAAGAAGTCAATGCTCTCAATGTGTTTCCAGTTCCGGATGGAGATACAGGCACTAACATGGCATTGACCTTAAAGGCTGCTGTTCGCGATTTAGATAATTTAGAAACCGATACTGTTTCTAAGGTTGCATCCACCATCGCCCGCGGTTCGCTGATGGGTGCCAGAGGCAACAGCGGTGTAATTTTATCCCAATATTTTCGTGGATTCAGCGATGGTTTAGCCAATCTCCAAACAGCGAACGGCCCTCAGCTTGCCCAAGCATTCAACCAGGCTGCTAAAACAACTTATAAAGCGGTGATGAAGCCGGTAGAAGGCACCATGCTTACTGTCGGACGCGCTGTTGCTGAAGCATGTATGGAAGCTGTTCAAAACGAGGAGTTGTCGCCGGTTGAGGTGTGGGGAATCGGTGTTGAAGCTGGTGCAAAAGCCCTAGCTAACACTCCCAACATTCTGCCGGTACTGAAAGAAGCCGGTGTAGTGGACGCTGGCGGCAAAGGCCTGCTTTTAGCGCTGGAGGGAGCGTATAAAGCGTTAATCGGCGAACTCGATTTAAAAACAGTCACGGAAAAACCAGCTGCAGCTGTTGTGCAGCCGCAGGAAGGCATTACCCGAATCGATGGGGTGCTGGTTAACAAGTACTGCACCGAGTTTATCATTAAAGGCAGCAATCTTAAGGTCGAGGAGATCAAAAAGACCCTCGAACCCCAGGGCGAATCCATGCTGGTAGTTGGCGATGAATTGGTAGTTAAGGTACACATTCACACCGACCATCCTGGAAAAGTATTGGAATACTGCAGTCAGCTTGGTGATTTGACTGAGATCGCCATCGATAATATGAAGCTTCAGAACGAAACGATAACCGAAACCGAGGACAATCACAGCAGTAATGTGGTTTCATTTCCGCTCAATAAAGTTAACTCCGCAGCTAATGCTCAGAGTGAGCCGAAACCCATCGGTATTGTGGCTGTTGTACCCGGTGACGGTTTGACGGAGATTTTTACCAGCCTTGGTGTAGACTATATCATTCACGGCGGGCAGACCATGAATCCCAGCACGGAAGAAATCGTTCGCGCTGTGGAAGAGATCAATGCCGAAACAGTGATCATTCTGCCCAACAATAAAAACGTGATTTTTTCAGCCAATCAGGCCAAAGAGCTGTGTGAGAAGAGGGTGGAAGTGATTCCTACCAAGACAATTCCCCAGGGTATTGCTGCCATGGTTGGCTTTGCAGAGCACTGCGATGCAGAAGAAAATCTCGAGTCAATGGAAGCGGAGATTGCCAATGTCCGCTCCGGTGAGATTACTTTTGCAGTTCGCTCCACTAAAGCGGGCGAGTTGGATATTGAGGAACAGGATTATATCGGACTGGCTGAAGGTAAAATCGTGACAGCCGGACGTTCACTTACAGCGGTTGGACTTGAACTGCTGGAAAAACTTGTTGACGATGATTCATCCCTGATCAGCATTTATGTAGGAAATGATCAGGATATGCAGGCAGCTGAGGAGTTCAAGGCAGAAGTTGAGGCCAAATTTGACTTTTGCGAAGTGGAGCTGTACCATGGAGGTCAACCACTGTACTATTACATCATGTCAGTGGAGTAAAAAAGGGAGGTATCAGCTATGCCAAGAATCCATATTGTAACCGATAGCGGCAGTGATTTACCGAAATCGACGAAGGAACAGTACAATATTCATGTAGTCCCTTTAAGCATTCAGTTTGGCGAGGAAATCTACCGCGATGGTGTGGAGCTGAGCGCAGAGCAGTTCTATCAGCGGCTGGCCGAATCGGCCGATCTGCCCAGTACCTGCCAACCCTCTCCCGCGGATTTTGTTAAGTGTTATGAAGAGATTTCTGAACCAGGCGACGAGATTATCTCGATCCATTTAAGCAGCAAGTTAAGCGGCACTTACCAATCAGCTGTTTTGGCAACAACTATGGTTGAGGATCGCAAGATTCATGTGATTGATACCAAAGCAGCATCGATGGGGATTGGACTGGTAGTAGTAGCAGTTGCAGAAGCAGTTCAAAACGGAGCATCGGTTCAGGAAGCGGTTGAACTGGCAGAGCGGGTAATCGATGAGCTCAATGTCTACTTTGTAGTTGACACGCTGGAGTATCTGCGGCGCAACGGCCGGATTGGCGCTGCGTCAGCATTGGTTGGTTCTCTGTTGAACATCAAGCCGGTGTTAACGCTGGAAAATGGCATCGTTACTCCCTTCGATAAAGTGCGCGGCAAAGCGAAAGCTGTAAGAAAAATCTATGATCTGCTAAGCGATTACGCTAAAGCGAGACCAGGACAGAAAATCCGCATTGGGCTGTCTCATGGTAATACAATGGAGGAAGCTCAGCGGGTAATAGATAAAATTAGAGAAGAGTTTTCCAATTATGATTTAATTGTAGAACTGGTTGGACCCACTATTGGAGTGCACGCCGGACCCGGTACAGTCGCTCTGATGTGGTATTCAATGTAAGATTAGACCCCTGGGGAAACCTAGGGGTTTTGGCTGTAATGGAGGTGGGCAATGTTAACACATCCAATCACGGTATTACCAGGAGTAGGTAAAGCCAAGGCCAAACTGGCAGCCAAGTTGAATCTCGAAACGATTGCCGATGTGCTCCACAGTTATCCCCGCACTTATAAGGATTTCACAAAAGTAATCAGCCCAGACCAGGCGGAAATCGGCAGCGAAGGCTTGTTTTACGGCCGGCTGATCGATCTTAATGAGCGAGAGGTGCGCAGCAGGCGCCGCTTAATTCAAGCCCGGCTGCTAGGCAGCCACAAAGCTCTAACATTAAGCTGGTTCACGGTGCCATACCGCCGCGGCCCAAGCTACCAGTATCAGCAGCTCGCTAGGGTAGGCGAACTGTGGGTATATGGACAGGTAAAACAGGGCTTCTATGGTCCGGAGATAGCCAGCGGCGAGTATTATACCTCGCGGCCTAAACACTTAGGCTTAGTTCCCGTCTATCCGCTGGTCGCCGGCATCACTAACCGGATGCGGTTGGAGTGGATTGAGTTCGCCCTAAAATACTTGGATCAGGTGGAAGAGTGCCTCCCTGCTCATCTTTTCGATCAGTTTATGGGCCGAAAGCAGGCGGTGCGAGCCATTCATTTTCCCAAGAATGATGCTGAGCTGGCTCAAGCTAGGAAGCGGCTTATTTTTGAAGAGTTTTTCCTGTTTCACCTTAGTTTGGGGGCCGGCAGCCAGATCAAGGAATCGATTGCCCATAAACCTGATGGGAAGTTAACTCAAGCGTTTTTAGCCGGGCTTCCTTTTGAGCTTACTCCCGGGCAGATGCGGGCAATCAGAGATGTGCGGGAGGATATGGAATCGAAGCTGCAGATGCGCCGGTTAATTCAAGGCGATGTGGGCTCCGGAAAAACAGTAATTGCTCAGTATGCCACCTTAAAAGCAGTTGATTCCTGCGGCCAAGCAGCAATCATGGTACCGACCGAGATTTTGGCTCGGCAGATGTTTGAGCGGATGGAAGCTGCTTTTCGGCCGCTTGGTGTCAAGATTGCGCTTTTGATCGGCAAAACCACTGCCAAGCAGCGGGAGCAGATTCTGGAGGACTTAGCATCGGGAGAGCTTGCGGTGGTCGTGGGCACCCATGCGCTGATCACTGATGAAGTCAAGTTTGCTAATTTAACCCTCGCTGTTATTGATGAGCAGCACCGCTTTGGTGTGCGCCAGCGGACTGCGTTAAGCGAGAAGGGCAGCGCTGATCTGTTGGTGATGAGCGCAACACCCATTCCGCGATCATTGGCACTGACTCTCTATGGAGATTTAAACACTACGATTATTCGTGATCTGCCCAAAGGCAGAAAGCCAATAGATACACGGTTAATTCATCCTAATCAGCGGGATGATGTCTACCGCTTTGTAGTTAAAAGAGTTAAAGCGGGCGAGCAGGCCTTTGTAGTCTTTCCTTTAGTTGAAGAGTCGGACAAGCTCGATGTGCGGGCAGCGATTCAGGAGATGGAAATGCTGACTCAACACCAATTGGCTGAAGTGCGTGTAGGACTCGTCCATGGCCAGATGGGAAAAGCTAAAGATGAAGTGATGCAGGACTTTTACGAAAAAAAGCTCGATGTGCTGATTTCCACAACGGTGATCGAAGTTGGCATGAATGTGCCTTCAGCCACAGTAATGGTTATAGAAAATGCTGACCGGTTCGGCCTGGCACAGCTGCACCAGCTGCGGGGGAGAGTCGGCCGGGCGGACCAGCAGGCCTACTGCTTCCTCATTGCTGATCCGAAAACCGATCATGCCAAACAGCGCTTGGATATTATCAGGCATACAAATGATGGTCTTAAAATCGCGGAAGAGGATCTAAAACTGCGGGGTCCCGGTGATCTGCTGGGAACCAGGCAGTCAGGGGAGCCCTGGTTTAAGCTTGCCGACATCGTCCGGGATCAGCCTCTGCTTGAGCTTGCCGCCCGGGAAGCTCGCAAGCTCGTTTTGGCAGATCCAGATTTGGACAACCATCCGATTCTGGCTGCAGAAGTTAAAAGGCAGCAGCCGTAACAGCTGCTGCCTATGGGAGAGGAGAAACCGGAGGAAGAATAGAACCAAATCAATGGTTGCACTTCCTGTGCCTTTTGGGGAGGGCCAATCTCTTCACTGCTATTATGTGGTAGAATGTCCATCAAATATTCAAAAATCACTGCGGTATTTTTTTCCAGTTTTAGGAGGAATGAATGTGCGGGTAATCTCCGGCAGTGCCCGGGGCCAAAAACTAAAGAGTGTGCCCGGTGTCACTACTAGACCAACCACTGATCGCGTCAAAGAGAATCTCTTTAATATTCTCGGCAGTCGGGTGATCGATGCCGTGTTTTTAGATTTGTTTGCCGGAAATGGCGGGATGGGGATTGAAGCTTTAAGTCGAGGAGCAAAACTAGCTGTCTTTATTGATAAAAGCCGCGCCTGCACGAAAATGATCAGGACAAATCTTGAGGAAGTAGGTTTTGTCGATCGAGCGCGAGTGTATACCAATGATGCCCTGAAAGCAGCGGCTGTTTTAGGCAGGCAGGGTGCAAAGTTTGATCTTATTTATGTCGATCCGCCTTATCAAACTGGCTTAGTCGCAAAATCTTTAGCTGCTATCAGCCAATTCAGCCTGCTGGCAGAAGATGGATTAGTGATCGCTGAATATGGAAAGAAAGAGGAAATTGCTCAATTTGCGTTGAACTTAGTTCGAGTAAGAGAAGAAAAATATGGAGACACAGTTTTAGGATTTTATCGCAGCAAGGGGGATTAGTGTGAGAATTAGCGTATGTCCCGGCAGCTTTGATCCGGTTACATATGGACATATAGACATCATCGAGCGGGCGTCCGAGTTGTTTGAGCATGTGTATGTGGCAGTACTTCAGAACCGCGGTAAAACAGCCTGCTTTACCACCGAAGAACGCCTGGAAATGCTGGCAGAATCAGTGAAACATTTAACTAATGTTTCGGTAGAAAGTTTTGATGGTTTGGTAGTGGACTACGCGCGGAAAAAAAAGGCGCTGGCGATTGTGCGGGGGTTAAGGGCTGTCACAGATTTTGAATACGAGTTTAAGCTGGCCGCTATGAACCGCAACCTTGCCCCAGAAATCGAGACCGTATTCATGATGACCAGCAGCCAGTACTCGTTCTTAAGTTCTTCAGCTGTTAAGGAAGTTGCCAGCTTTGGCGGCGATGTTTCCCAGTGGGTTTCGCCGGCTGTTGCTGAACGCTTATATGCCAAGTACGAAATCAGTGGAAAGGAGTAGGCTGAATTGAACAGGATCAATTTGATTATTCTCCTCGACAAATTAGAAGACATTATTGACAATGCTCCTGAAATTCCTTTGACCGGGCGGGTGCTATTAGACTCGGATGAACTGCTGGAATTAATTGAAAAAATCCGCAACGCTGTACCCGAAGAGGTTAAGCGGGCGGAAATGGTTTCCACAGAAAAGGATCGCGTAATTTCCGAAGGACAGCAGCGGGCAGAGCGAATTATTGCCCAAGCTAAGGAGCAGGCGGCGCGGATGCTGAAAGAAAGTGAGATTTACCGTCAAGCCCAGCAGGAAGCAAAACAGATTCTAGCGGAAGCGCATCAGCGGGCTCAGGAGCTGATTAAAGGCTCAGAAGAATACGCCTTTAATGTCCTTTCAGAGCTCCATGAAACCCTGGATAAGACTATCAAAGTTGTAGCTAGGGGTCAGGAAGAACTGCAGAAAGATAATCGGAATACTGCTGCCGCCGCAGCTGAGTAAGTTAGGATTTTGGTCCAATCCACACAAAGATAATGCGGTTGATTAAGCAGAAAACCACTGCAGTTAGAAACAGCAGGATACCGACTGCCACAGCCATTTTAGCCGACACGGCCAAGATGGCAATAAAGGATGGTTGGGCAGCTGCGTAGACTGCAGATGCTGGAGCAGAAAGTTTAAAACGGCTCCAGATGCTGGTCAGCGGTGGATAAACAAGGGCTGCTGTTATCCCTGCGCACAAAGCGTGAAGTACACGAGCAGTAATATATGGTTTCATTCTGATATCTGTGCCGTGGATCATGGCAGCTACTTGTGCATGGACCGAAAGGCCGCTCCAGGCAAGCACTGCGCTGACAGCGGTTACCATCTGCCGGATTGGTGCTCCGCTTTTACTGATTGCTAAAGCGCCGATGTCAATTTCCAAGACTCCGGCGATCACCGCTGCGGTAAGCTCGCGGCTGATCCTAAACCAGGATAGGATGGGGGCGAGCAGATCCGCGGCTAGAGGTGTAATGCCGGTTAGCACTAAGATGCGCGATAAAACTGAAAATGCTGTGATACAGCCGCCAATAAAAAGCAGTGAGGTAAAAGCTCCCGATACTGCCTCGTAAAACATAACGCCAAATGGCCGGCTGTTTTTTCTGCGTGCCTCGACCAGAGCCTGCACAGCTTTGGAAAGAGGTTTTTTTGTTGTTTTTTCGAGTTTAACCGGTTCGCGGCTCCCGTAAAAACGCATTAAAATCCCCACCATAAAGGCCGAGAGGTAGTGGGCGGTAAATAAAACTGCGGCTAAATCGGGGCGTCCGAACATGCCCACACTCACCGCTCCGGCAATAAAGAGGGGGCCGGCTGTGTTAGCAAAGCAAAGCAGCCGCTCTGCTTCAATTTGGGTGCAGAGTTCTTCCCGGCGCAGCTCAGCGGTAATCTTAGCTCCCATTGGATATCCTGAAGCTAACCCTAAAGCCACCGCAAAAGCACTAGCACCCGGTATGCGGAACAGGGGGCGCATCACCGGTTCCAGTAAAGCCCCGATAAACTGCACAACTCCCCATTCCATCAGAAGCCTGGCCATAACCATGAAGGGGAGCAGGGCAGGCAGAACCACTTCAAGCCACAATTTCAAGCCTTCCAGTGATGCCGCAAAAGCTTCCTGGGGGAAAATCACCAGGGCAGCTGCCAGCAGAAACCCGATCAAAGCTGTTAAATAGATGCGGCTCATTCCAGTCCCTCCCTAGTCTGTCTATACCAATACATATTGACTAAATTATCGTTTTATGCCGATGCTGTTTTTACTTGATTTTTCCTTTAGCAGGTGGTAGTATAAACATAAGACGAGAATGAGACTCGTTCTCAATCTAATGTAGATAAAGGAAATTAACAGCAGCGGTTAGGTAGGTGCACTATGAAAAACAGTTATCTTTTGATAATCCTGGTACTTTTAGCAGCAGCGTCAGTAATGATCGGAGCAGCAGA encodes:
- the coaD gene encoding pantetheine-phosphate adenylyltransferase encodes the protein MRISVCPGSFDPVTYGHIDIIERASELFEHVYVAVLQNRGKTACFTTEERLEMLAESVKHLTNVSVESFDGLVVDYARKKKALAIVRGLRAVTDFEYEFKLAAMNRNLAPEIETVFMMTSSQYSFLSSSAVKEVASFGGDVSQWVSPAVAERLYAKYEISGKE
- a CDS encoding ATPase; the encoded protein is MNRINLIILLDKLEDIIDNAPEIPLTGRVLLDSDELLELIEKIRNAVPEEVKRAEMVSTEKDRVISEGQQRAERIIAQAKEQAARMLKESEIYRQAQQEAKQILAEAHQRAQELIKGSEEYAFNVLSELHETLDKTIKVVARGQEELQKDNRNTAAAAAE
- a CDS encoding DAK2 domain-containing protein translates to MQVLNGVELKRIITAAAQVLDDHKEEVNALNVFPVPDGDTGTNMALTLKAAVRDLDNLETDTVSKVASTIARGSLMGARGNSGVILSQYFRGFSDGLANLQTANGPQLAQAFNQAAKTTYKAVMKPVEGTMLTVGRAVAEACMEAVQNEELSPVEVWGIGVEAGAKALANTPNILPVLKEAGVVDAGGKGLLLALEGAYKALIGELDLKTVTEKPAAAVVQPQEGITRIDGVLVNKYCTEFIIKGSNLKVEEIKKTLEPQGESMLVVGDELVVKVHIHTDHPGKVLEYCSQLGDLTEIAIDNMKLQNETITETEDNHSSNVVSFPLNKVNSAANAQSEPKPIGIVAVVPGDGLTEIFTSLGVDYIIHGGQTMNPSTEEIVRAVEEINAETVIILPNNKNVIFSANQAKELCEKRVEVIPTKTIPQGIAAMVGFAEHCDAEENLESMEAEIANVRSGEITFAVRSTKAGELDIEEQDYIGLAEGKIVTAGRSLTAVGLELLEKLVDDDSSLISIYVGNDQDMQAAEEFKAEVEAKFDFCEVELYHGGQPLYYYIMSVE
- a CDS encoding 50S ribosomal protein L28; amino-acid sequence: MARKCIVCDKGTAFGNTRSHAMNKNRRTWKPNLQKIRVMIKGVPRRAYVCTRCIKSNKIERVI
- the recG gene encoding ATP-dependent DNA helicase RecG encodes the protein MLTHPITVLPGVGKAKAKLAAKLNLETIADVLHSYPRTYKDFTKVISPDQAEIGSEGLFYGRLIDLNEREVRSRRRLIQARLLGSHKALTLSWFTVPYRRGPSYQYQQLARVGELWVYGQVKQGFYGPEIASGEYYTSRPKHLGLVPVYPLVAGITNRMRLEWIEFALKYLDQVEECLPAHLFDQFMGRKQAVRAIHFPKNDAELAQARKRLIFEEFFLFHLSLGAGSQIKESIAHKPDGKLTQAFLAGLPFELTPGQMRAIRDVREDMESKLQMRRLIQGDVGSGKTVIAQYATLKAVDSCGQAAIMVPTEILARQMFERMEAAFRPLGVKIALLIGKTTAKQREQILEDLASGELAVVVGTHALITDEVKFANLTLAVIDEQHRFGVRQRTALSEKGSADLLVMSATPIPRSLALTLYGDLNTTIIRDLPKGRKPIDTRLIHPNQRDDVYRFVVKRVKAGEQAFVVFPLVEESDKLDVRAAIQEMEMLTQHQLAEVRVGLVHGQMGKAKDEVMQDFYEKKLDVLISTTVIEVGMNVPSATVMVIENADRFGLAQLHQLRGRVGRADQQAYCFLIADPKTDHAKQRLDIIRHTNDGLKIAEEDLKLRGPGDLLGTRQSGEPWFKLADIVRDQPLLELAAREARKLVLADPDLDNHPILAAEVKRQQP
- a CDS encoding DegV family protein codes for the protein MPRIHIVTDSGSDLPKSTKEQYNIHVVPLSIQFGEEIYRDGVELSAEQFYQRLAESADLPSTCQPSPADFVKCYEEISEPGDEIISIHLSSKLSGTYQSAVLATTMVEDRKIHVIDTKAASMGIGLVVVAVAEAVQNGASVQEAVELAERVIDELNVYFVVDTLEYLRRNGRIGAASALVGSLLNIKPVLTLENGIVTPFDKVRGKAKAVRKIYDLLSDYAKARPGQKIRIGLSHGNTMEEAQRVIDKIREEFSNYDLIVELVGPTIGVHAGPGTVALMWYSM
- the rpe gene encoding ribulose-phosphate 3-epimerase, with translation MERIAVCPSILAADFTQLGAELERVKNADYIHIDIMDGHYVPNLSFGPMIVKAVQTVVEIPLDVHLMVTNPEDYLDVLLPMQPGFITVHYETCTHLQRTLSKIRAEGVRAGVALNPHTPVSGLEYVLDDLDLILVMTVNPGYGGQQFIPSMYQKIRDARSLIGERTIRLQVDGGISLENIGRIVEAGADTIVAGSAVFHADDPAAYIDQLRAAQ
- the ylbJ gene encoding sporulation integral membrane protein YlbJ; this translates as MSRIYLTALIGFLLAAALVIFPQEAFAASLEGLKLWLEVVLPALLPFMVMARLLMEWGVVQFIGALLEPVMRPLFRIPGASAFAVALGLASGYPMGAKITAELRREELCTQIEAERLLCFANTAGPLFIAGAVSVGMFGRPDLAAVLFTAHYLSAFMVGILMRFYGSREPVKLEKTTKKPLSKAVQALVEARRKNSRPFGVMFYEAVSGAFTSLLFIGGCITAFSVLSRILVLTGITPLAADLLAPILSWFRISRELTAAVIAGVLEIDIGALAISKSGAPIRQMVTAVSAVLAWSGLSVHAQVAAMIHGTDIRMKPYITARVLHALCAGITAALVYPPLTSIWSRFKLSAPASAVYAAAQPSFIAILAVSAKMAVAVGILLFLTAVVFCLINRIIFVWIGPKS
- the rsmD gene encoding 16S rRNA (guanine(966)-N(2))-methyltransferase RsmD, with the translated sequence MRVISGSARGQKLKSVPGVTTRPTTDRVKENLFNILGSRVIDAVFLDLFAGNGGMGIEALSRGAKLAVFIDKSRACTKMIRTNLEEVGFVDRARVYTNDALKAAAVLGRQGAKFDLIYVDPPYQTGLVAKSLAAISQFSLLAEDGLVIAEYGKKEEIAQFALNLVRVREEKYGDTVLGFYRSKGD
- a CDS encoding thiamine diphosphokinase, which gives rise to MRLTKMEDKFKRAVIIGSGEDVPGEAPIIAKDTLVIAADGGLKQAYQWGLTPDYLLGDFDSLDLGREQIDLPADRIIRFPVEKDQTDLELAVDFALARGVDEIILTGAWGGSISHSLGNLELLYLLAQKQIQAEIITNSARIYTVKGELKLELPTDSRISLVPLSETAAGVTTKGLYYPLRDAVVAKGSTWTIGNKTVEKCIQISCTSGILIAVVELKNPR
- the thiT gene encoding energy-coupled thiamine transporter ThiT, whose amino-acid sequence is MKRFSISVQVETAIAVALAIVLSYIKFFQMPQGGSVSLQMVPIVLLAVRRGPKVGLLGGLLFGVLKSMLNPSFYVDPVQHILDYPVAFTVIGLVGLWVKYGKTRKDLIGNAAAVCFVFGLRFLVHVLSGKIFFGIYAPEGMNQWWYSLTYNAAYLLPEMIVTLVVVMFLLTRRDLVEVDQNGR
- a CDS encoding Asp23/Gls24 family envelope stress response protein translates to MTQKIQTELGTINISEEVIAVICGVAAMECYGLVGMASRNVQDGITDLLRKDYYERGVDVQYIEDDKVSVTLYIVVEYGVKISEVARNIQERVKYAVENTLGLQVVSIDIRVQGVRVTDAKRK